In the genome of Flavobacteriales bacterium, the window TGGCCGACATCCCCACTCCACTGGCATTGCCATTCGGATTTTTTCCGAATAAAAAACGGGAATCGAAAGGCATCATTATTCCGCAATACGGACAATCGCCCACGCTGGGATTTTATTTGCTCAATGGCGGATACTACACGCCACTCGGAAAAAAAGGAAAAGCCGATTTGCAGATTCTGGGCGATATCTATTCGCGCGGCAGCTGGGGAGGAAAAAGTATTTTGCGTTACAATTCGCGTTACCACAACAACGGATTGCTGAATTTATCCTACACCAATCTGAAACGTAGCGATCCGGAATTTCCGGATTATTCCGAGAGCAAAGAATTTTTTATCCGCTGGCAACACAATCAGGATCCGAAAGCACATCCTTATCGTCGCTTTAGTGCCAATGTAAATGCAGGAACACGAAATAATTTCCAGAACAACTTTAACACTTACGCGCAGGATTATCTCAGCAATACCTTTCAGTCGAACATCAGCTGGTCCTACCTCATTCCGAATAAACCCATTAACCTTGCCGCTAACTTGCGCCATAATCAGAATTCACTTACGGGAATTGTGAATCTTACCTTGCCGGAACTGACCATGAACGTGAATCGTTTTTATCCCTTAGCCGGTTTGCGTAAAGAAGGCAGCAGTACAAAAAAATGGTACGAGAACATTGGTATGATTTACTCTACCAATCTGAAAAACGATGTTACCATTGCCGACAGTTTATTATCGCTCGACCGGCCCGAAGAAATTACTAAACGCATGCGCAATGGCATGAAACATTCGGGAAGTATTTCCACTTCGTTTAAAGTGTTTAAACAAAAATTCAGTTTTAATCCCGCCGCCAGTTTTACCGAGCGTTGGTATTTGCAAAGCATTTCTAAATCGTGGGATAATATTTCGCAGACTACGGTTACCGATACCATCAACGGATTTCGCCGTGCAGGTGATTATAGTTTTTCTGCATCGCTTACCACCAAGCTGTTTGGGATGTATGCCTTTAAAGGAAAAAAACAATTGAAAATCCGCCACGTCATTACACCGGCCATTAACTTTTCTTATCATCCCGATTTTAGCACGAAGGAATACGGTTATTTCGGAAGCAATGCCAGTTACTCCTCCTATTCGCCCTTCGATATCGGAATTTATGGTCAGCCCCCCGTTGGAGAAGCGGGATTGATTGCATTGAGCCTAATGAATAATCTGGAGATGAAATACAAATCGGCCAGTGATACGGTGACCGGATATAAGAAGGTGGTGCTCATTGAAAATTTCACCTTGAACGGATCGTACAATATGTTTGCCGACTCCTTGAATTTCTCCATGATTTCACTGAGCGGAAGAACCACCATCTGGCGCAATTTGGGTGTGGTGTATTCGGGAACACTGGATCCTTACAACTACAACAACGGAAAACGCGTGAATGATCTGGCCTGGGCAAAAGGACAAATCGGAAATTTCATGAATCAAAATCTTGCCTTGTCGTGGTCGCTCAAAAGCAAGAATAAAAAAGAGCGGCACAGCATGGAAAAGATGAGCGAAGAAGACCGCAATGAAATTACACGCAACAGCGATGCGTATGTGGATTTCACTTTGCCCTGGACCTTGAGCATCAATTACAACATTCGCAAGGACCGCTATTTTTACGAAGGCGGCGATTCATCGGACATTACGCAATCGCTTATTTTCCGCGGCGATTTGTTATTGACCGAAAACTGGAAAGTAGGATTTAATTCCGGTTACGATTTTACCAGTAAAGATTTCACCTATACCGAAATCAACATCTTCCGCGATTTACATTGCTGGGAAATGCGTTTTAACTGGATTCCCTTCGGATACCGCAAAAGCTACATGATACAGATCAACGTAAAATCGTCGATGCTGCAGGATCTGAAATTAATGCGCAGAAGAAACTGGTTCGATACCTTCTGATCAGAAACTCGGACTGGAAATAGTGCGGTACATGTTTTTATCCGCTTTATTCACTTTCACATTTTTTCCCTTCGGATATTTCACCGTAAACGAAATCAGAAACTCCTTGCTCTCGCCCGCTTTGAGGTCCACATTCCATGTGAGTTTTCCGGTATAATCTTCCGTAATGGCATTGGAAATTTCGTGCACCTCCACGGTGATTTCAGAATTTTGCGACACGGGAAGCTGATCGTTTAATTCAACATGAATGGGTGTTGAATTGGAATTTTTCATGCTGATTTTATAAGTGTAGGTTTCTTTTTTATTGGAGCCAATTACTTTTTGTGCATCCTTATCCTCCACTTTAATGCGGTTCACCACCACTTTATTATCGCGACCCATCGAGAGGTTCAAGGTATCGCCGTAGGTGTTGGGATCGATGTAGGATTTACCAATGAAGGTACCGCGGAAATAAACATTGCTCGGACCCTGAATTAAATTCAGTTTTTCCCAACCGGTTAACTGCGCTACTAAATAAGCACTGTTATCGATTTTAGGCACTGCTTTATATTTAAACGTAGCATCCAGTTGATTGCTGTTTACATCGAGACGATACAGTTTGCTGTCGCTCGGAATAGTATATGAACCATCAATGGGAAAATCGACCGCCACATTGGAAACTACAATTTCGCGATAGGCTACGTTGTCGAGAATTTTTACATCGCCATTGCGGGCTTGTGCTTCTTCTTTGCTTAACTGACGCTGCGAATTCTGATTGTTACTTCCATAATTCAAATACCATGGCGCCAGATCCGGTAAATCCTGATTTTGTAAAGGATCGGAAGTACTCAATACTATTTTCACATTGTTCCAGTCCTCCCCGCTTTGGTTCATCACATTGGCGTTGTAGTCGAGACGAATGCCTTTATCTACGCCATCACTGTGAATATCGTATTGCGGAACCCATGCAGCGCCGCCTACGAGGTATTTTAAATTCATGTTGGTGCTTACAGGTCCGGGTGAATGCACCGTTATGCGTATCTGATAAAAATATTCCACCTTCACCACATTGCGGATTTTTTGTATTTCCTCATTGTATTTTCCAATCAACCGATTCAAATCGGCCAGCGATTCGTTCGACATCCAAATTTGTTTGTACACTTCATTCATGCGCGTACGGTAGAGTTCCGAGAGTTTGCTGAGTTCGGCAACGGTGACATTGTTTTGTCCGCTCAACAAATTAGAATTGGCGGTGATGGTCGCTTTTTCCGCTTCGAGTGCAGCAATGGACGCATTGAGCCGGCGTTTTTCTTTATCCACCAGCATGAGCGTATCCGAGATGCGGACGAGTCGCACAGAATCCTGTTTGCCCTTGGTAATTTTATCCTGCTCGAAATGGAGCGACAACACTTTTACGCCATTACCAAATTGAGCACGGATGCTTTCTTTGGAAACCTTCGAAGAAACATTTTTTACCACCAGCACATTGGAACCCTCGGCCAGCGAAACCGAAGCGCTCTGCTGAATTTCGGCACCGTTGATGTACACGGTGACTTTCTCGATTTTCGATTTTAACACTTTTTCCTCATTGGCCCCCAGGGCGTTGAAGACAAATAACAAGAGTACGGAGCTGAGGAAATAGTTTTTCATACGAAGGATTTACATGTTTTGAACAATCAGTACAGTTGAAATGTTACAAGGTTCAAGCAAAAAAAAGAGAAAAAAGCACAAGGAAACTGTTTTTCACTTTTGTAGTTTTGATCATCAAAAACCGGAATTATGTTTGGGAATGTAGATATACAGCAGGAACTGGAGAAAGAACGCGCATACATTCAGCAATCGCTGTTAACGGAAACGGGACGCATCCTGCAGGAAGCGCGTGAGCAGGATTTGCGCATAGCAAAACGATTTTTCACCCAACGCGGCACGGCAGATTTACCCGATGCAGCAACACTCGATCCGAATCGCATTTTTACTTTATCGGAAATCAGAAATATTTGCATTCGCTATCGCATGCGTTTTTTACCCACTTCGTTTTTTAAAGGCGATATTCCCTATGAAGCCATCATTGAAACACGAAAACTGGAACAAGCCAGCGGACTGTTACCTGATGATTATAAAATTTTAGCACCGCGCCGTTTGTTCGATCTTCCCGATGCAGATGCCGATCCGATGTTGTTTGCTCCCACTTCCGACGGAAGATATTATCTCATTCACAAATGGGGCACCGATATGAAATGGCATCGCCGAATGGTATCGCTGCCTTTGCGCTCGATGGAAAACATGCTCATCACCCTGGTGATAATGGCCGGAATAGTAGCATTGATTACACCAACCGGATGGATTGTACCCAGTTCGCCAATGACAGATACTTCCATGTTCGGCTATTGGGGATTTCACCGAATGGGTTATTTCATTCACGTATTAATTTTACTGATCGGATTTTCCATTATGGGATTTTTCACCTTTCACCGCCATTTCAGCAATGCGGAGTGGGACCGGAAAACCTTTAACTGATATTAATCGCCGAGTAAATCGGTGCTTGTTTTTAAGGACTCGCGGAAGGAGGCCAGCACGCTCATGCGTGATACGAAACCAATGAGTGTTCCTTTATTGAGCACAGGTAAATAATCGACATTGTAGGTATCGAATTTATACACCACCAAATCCA includes:
- a CDS encoding DUF4139 domain-containing protein, with translation MKNYFLSSVLLLFVFNALGANEEKVLKSKIEKVTVYINGAEIQQSASVSLAEGSNVLVVKNVSSKVSKESIRAQFGNGVKVLSLHFEQDKITKGKQDSVRLVRISDTLMLVDKEKRRLNASIAALEAEKATITANSNLLSGQNNVTVAELSKLSELYRTRMNEVYKQIWMSNESLADLNRLIGKYNEEIQKIRNVVKVEYFYQIRITVHSPGPVSTNMNLKYLVGGAAWVPQYDIHSDGVDKGIRLDYNANVMNQSGEDWNNVKIVLSTSDPLQNQDLPDLAPWYLNYGSNNQNSQRQLSKEEAQARNGDVKILDNVAYREIVVSNVAVDFPIDGSYTIPSDSKLYRLDVNSNQLDATFKYKAVPKIDNSAYLVAQLTGWEKLNLIQGPSNVYFRGTFIGKSYIDPNTYGDTLNLSMGRDNKVVVNRIKVEDKDAQKVIGSNKKETYTYKISMKNSNSTPIHVELNDQLPVSQNSEITVEVHEISNAITEDYTGKLTWNVDLKAGESKEFLISFTVKYPKGKNVKVNKADKNMYRTISSPSF